In Callospermophilus lateralis isolate mCalLat2 chromosome 15, mCalLat2.hap1, whole genome shotgun sequence, the genomic stretch TGTTATTCCCTTTTATGAGATTTTATGGTCCTTACTAGGGACCATATTTTCCCTAtttctgaaaaaacaaaaacattttgtaTGTCAAAATCATCTAGCTCCAGGGCTTTGGAATAAGAAGTGGATTATGCTTAAATGAGAGTGGCTTTTCTTCTTGGCCACCAGAGGGCAAGCCTGCCCTGTGTACATACCATTGCCCCATTCAGCCCTGACTTGGAGTGATGGATGATCTAGCTTGTGGGAtagggaaagggaggaagaaacTAATGAACACATAGTATGATTGTTCTGAAATGGAACCAGAATAGTAGGGGAAACCCTCACAAGTTTTCTAAGCCATTGGGAACGAAGGATAATGCTAACACTTATGAATGATTGGTCCAGCCATTATGGCACCTTGGGATGGTGGGCCCATAAGGGTGAAAAAGCCATCTAAAGAGCTGGTTTCACTGCTTTGGCTGAAGATTGAATCATGGGCCTAGTGCCCATTGTATTAGGCTGATCATAGCAGCCTTCCTATTCTTCCCTATGGATCAGGACTGCCTGCCAAAACCATCCTGTCCCTCTCGGGTCCCATGGCCTTGGAAGAACAAGTCATAGGAGCTCTAGGGAATGGGGTAAGAAGGCAGTAGAGGCCAACCCTGATTCCTCCTTCCTGGGGAATTTCTGCACCTCCTCCTCTGGCTCCAGAGTCCCATTTCAGGATTCTCCCCTTCCATAACAGACCCACACAGTTCTTGATGCAAGTGTTTTTATTTGCCACTTAAACCATGGTTTCCTCATGCTGGCCTGACAGCACCAGGGATGTAGTCAGGCTGCTGGACTATGGGTGACAGTAGTAGCCAGCAGATTAGGGCAGACATGGTGAGGTGCTGCATCTGagtgcctgtttgatttccaggagAATATCATGCAGGCCAGGTTATAGTGTTAGATCAAgaagggctgaggcaggaacagTCTGTCTTCTCACTGTGGtaagggctgaggcaggaacagTCTTGTCTTCTCACTGTGGGTATCACATGGTGTAGAGTCCAGGGGAAACCTCCAGTCCTGTTCTGAGTTGAGCAGGCCAGTGCCAGTGGCCTCTTCCTTTCATTTATCTGTGCAGGGCTGCCTACCTCAGATCTTCCGTCTTCACCTCCCAGGCCTTTGGTAAAGTTCCCACGATTCCTGGGGAAGGTCTTGCCATTTCCAGCCTGGGATCAGTGTCTGATCTGGTGAAGGTAGCCTGTGGGGCTTGGTTTCCTCCAGTTCCGGCGGATCCTGGCACTTGTCCTCCTGGAGTTCCAATGCTGCTCACTGGAGGCTGTCTCGGGGGCACTGCTCTGTGCATTGGCCAGTGGAGAGCAGGGCTCTGGGATTCTGCTGGGAGCAAAGGTATGATAAGCCAAGGAGGACAAGATGCGGGCTTCAGGAGATGTTCGTCACAATGGACTATAAAACACTGTTTAGAGCAAAATGAGACCGGAGTTCTTGTCACCTAGGCAATGAGGTGGATGCCTAGAGAAATTGGGGAGATGCTATCTCAAGGTGAAGTTTCTACAACTTGTAACCCATGATGTCCTGTAGTATATCCCCAGAACATTCTCTACTCCCACAGCTAAGGTCTTAACCAGTCTTACTTTTGAATGTTACCTATTTTACTATAGGTAAAAAGAATTATGAACTGTAATAATACACCCTCCCACCTGGCCAAGAATCAAGGCAAATCAAGGAGGTGCTGATTGGACCCAGGAACCCTCAGGAGTTGACAGTAACAGAAGTGGTTAGTGCCTGTCAGGTGGTGGCACTGTGTAGACATTAAAACCACTTAACAGGACTCATGGTACAGTGAAGCCAAGCAACTGGTTCTAGGTCATGCATCCAGAACATAGTGAGGCTGGCATCATTAGCACCCCCTTCCCTCAGCCCTCCAGTCCCAGGTACCCACCTGAGCCGGCTGCAGTGGTGCAGTGAGTGAGCCAGGGGTTTCTGCCTTGGGGGTCTCTTCCTGCGCAGCCTCCTTAGGGCCTCCACCACTCGGTGGTCCCCTGCACACTCCCAGATGATTTGGGCCCGCTCCTCGGCCAGCTGGTCCCCACTGCGCTGAAACAGGCCCTGGATCTGCAGCAGGTCAGCATCCTGGAAGATGTTGGCTGAGGCCTGCTTACGACCCCGGGCCTCAATGGGGGCTTGCCAAGGGAGCGGCTCACTCACCACAGAGGCTGGGGTGCCCATTGTGGGCACTCTGAGGATGGAAATCAGAAACATCAGTGCTGAAGAGGCTTTTTCCAAAGCTGGGGGCCTGATTAATGCCAGGGCTTCCAGTATTTCTGGTCTCCAGGATTCAAACAAGTAAGTCTTGCTGTAAAAATCAGGGCGCCTTGGAGAAATGGTATTAAGGCTGACAGCCAAACTTATTAAGTGCTATATGACAAATACGATTATCATCTCATTTACTAGTGAGATAAGAATTACTTTTCATCCCCTTTAATGAAGTGTGTCTCAGGTTAGATGACTTGCTGTTAAGGCCATGGATAAGCACAGAGCCAGGAGCACTTGAAGAGTACTCTCAATCCAGGGAAACACCAGGATGTCCAGTAACAGCTCAAATTTGTTGAGCACTTACCATTGTAACAGGCCCTGCTATAGAAGCTTTATTCCTATAACATTAATTAAGTATAATAAACACAGCAGCCCTCATTTCATCGAGGGGGAAATCTGAGGAACAGAGAAGTTATGGCACCCGTGGTTGTGCAACTGGAACTAGATTTAGACATCTCTGATATGAAGGCCCAGGTTATCACTCAGAGATAAAGAGAGGATGTGGAGCCTACCCTGACTGGAAACACACTTTACTACTTGCAGGCTGGCCCTCCAAGTTTCAGCTGCTAGTACCAGTACTAACTTCGTAGGGATGATACAGAGACACAGCATTTAGAACAGTGCTCATGTTCTTCCACAGGTTGACTATTCTTTATTTGAAATGCTTGAGATTTTGagtttttcaaattttgaaataattacagCTAAATAATGAAGTATCTTAGGAACAGAACCCAAGTCTAAACACACAATTCATTTGTTTCATATGTCTTACACATAAagactgaaggtaattttatacaatattttaaatgattttgtgCATGTAATGGTTTCATGGTATGAAAGTTTTTACTGTGGTATCATGTCAACACTCAAAATCTTTTGGATTTGGGGGCATTCAGACTTTCACATTGGGGTGTTCAACCTGGATTCTGCTTTTCAAATTTTACAAATTGAAAATAAACATTCCACATCCTATTTTCAAGACCTGGGCATGAACCAAGTCCATATAATTTAGCAAAAAGTATGTAACAGACCAATCAGATCTAACCATAGTACAAAGCACTCAGGGTGGGGGAAGATGGGAACAGAAGAGAAGGCTGGAAAGGTCAGAATATACTGTTAAGGACAGAGATTGACTTAAGAGTTCAACACAAGTCAGACTTTGTGTCAATGTCTCCCATCCAGGAAATGAAAATATCTTCTTAGATTCTGGATATTtgactttgaataataatgaggACATAAGAAGCTCCCCACCTTATCCTGTCTCCAGTACAGCCTAGAAAGGCTATGGGATTGGAAAACAGCTTGGAGACAGGAAAGACCAAGAACTTTGGCATGACATAGGACTGGGTTTGAATCCCAGCCCTGCCACCTTCCTAGGTctgtgaccttaggcaagttaTTCAGTCTCTGAGCCTGTCCCTTAAATGTAAATACCCACTTCTCAGGATTGTAATAAGAATTAAATGAGTCTAGTATGGTATCAGGCACTCAATAAGAGCTAAATAAGTGGAAATTTCCTCTTTTTTGGCCTCCCTAATCTTTGTACCTGGGAGAGAGTTGTGATATGGATCCTCCATTTCCTCCAAGCCATGTGCCCAGAGCCAGCTAAGGACAGGTCTAGGTTCCCCTCCCAGCCCAGGCTTAACAGGGTAGGGAAGACCTCTTCCCCAGGGCCTGAGTGGCCCTCCTTCACAGCTGCCCACAGAAGAGGCTGTCAACCAGCAGCCAGCTGCAAAGGGGGAAagtaaagtaaaaatatattCAAGTAAAGTTATTTACATACTCACTGTAAAAGAGGCACACAGTACAGAATCACATAAATAAAAGCAATTCTAGTTTCCTACTCTCGACCCATTTGCAGAAGCAACCCTCATCCTAACCAGccttttgttctctttctctGGAGAGTTTGAGTCATCTCTCCACCCCATTCAAACTCCCAGAATCATTACACCCTCCCTCCCCTGGCCTTCTCTCCACCTCACCTCAATAACCACCCTCATGACTCCAGTCATTTCCACACTCGCCCAGTCCCAGTTTCTGTCTTAAGAACCCCACTCTCGTTTTGAAAAGAtttaataactaaaataaacCCACAAAAGACATCCAGATAAATTAATTTCATAGAAATTATGTTTTTCCTAGAAAATGGGAACTGTAAAATCCTTAGACACTATTATGGAAATCCAGTTAACGTGTGTGAGAATTAAGTCCCCATAGCTGATGGTATTGAACACACTATGACAAGAAGACCAGAGTGACCAAGGAATACTTTCAGGTGATAGGAAAGCTAACAATGGGTGTATGTTCTGTATCAAGCAATGTGTACGTATCATTTAATCATCAACACAATCCTAGGAATTAGGCTAGACACTTATTTTCATCCCACTGCGCAGAGGAGCAAAAGGAAACAGAATTGTGAAGCATTGGTTGAGCCAAGGCCTGAAGCTATTCTGCGACTGCAACTCCTGATGTTAACCACCAGCTGCCATATAGCCAAGCAGCTCAGAGCAATTTCTCCACGTTTCCATGTGAAGCACTTCACCATTCCTATAGAATTCACAAAGGGGAAGCCCTGCCAATAGGAAGGGAAGAACAATGAATTATCCCACAGGGTGgagtcataaaattcagcctattcACTAGTGTAAAGGCTGTTTACTGGATGAATCCCCCAAGTGCCCCCAACCTTCAACCACAGCAGATGGCACTTTAGAGGAAATCCCCTGCTTCCACCAAAGAAATGTAGAACTGCAACCCAGATCAGCACACAAAGCACTGGCTCAGGAGTAAGAAGCCTGGGCGTCAGCCCTGGGTCTGTCTCACACCAGCTGAGGGACCTCAGGGAAATTAAGTCAGCTCTGAGGGCCTGCCCTGGTATTGAGAATCAATGCTCCATGCAAGGCTAGGTCTATATGGAAGCAGGATGACCCTGCTTGTCTGCCAGGGCCTAGGAGCAGAGGGAGTGGACAGGTCTGGCTAGTTAGGTGCCAGGAAATCCCCAACTAGtagctccccctctccctcctcaaTCTCCTCTGGAGGCCAGATATTGTCTTGCTACAGCGGATTATGGGGTCAAGGTCTGGTGGAAGTCAGAACACACTGCTCTAGAACACCCTAATGACCAAGCCTAGTTTGGACTACTAGGCTGGTCTGGGTGGTAGAAGAGGTGATGTCCTTCCTCTGACCCAgtcacacccccacccccacgccCACCCTGGGAAAGAAGGCAACAGGATCAAGTAGCTGCAGCTGTTTGGGGGAGGAAATGGCTGGAGCCTGACTTCCCAGATAGTTCCAGCCAGGGGACTCCACAATTCTGTCAGGGCTGCAAGGCCTTGACTGGATGGCCTCCAGCCAGCTGAGTTACAAACCTACCAAGGAGAAACCATCTGGAgcccggtgtggtggcacatgtctgtgatcccagcggctccagaggctgagacaggaggatcgagttctaagccagcctcagcaatgacaagaagctaagcaactcagtgagactctatctctaaataaaactcaaaatagggctgggaatgtggctcagtggtcgggtgcccccgagttcaatccctagtaccaaaacaaaacaaaaaaagaaagaagaaaccatctgggagagtcagagtttctatcTTCAATACTCTCCATGAAACTTGGGAAGGGCTTGGCACCTCCAGATTTTGAAGCACCCTACTTTTGGCTCTGCCTCCCACCCAGGGATTCATACAGCAGAATGAGgctgagaataaaaatagggGTATTCCAGGTAGGACTAGATGGTAAACTTTGGGAAAACTGATGAAGTAGTGAATCAGAACACTTTTATTATCAGAAGAACGTTTCCTATCTCATTCAATGTGTTCAATAGTTACTTTCCCCCCAATTTCCTGGACAAGACCTTAATCTAGGAAGGTCAGTGTATACTTGAACAATGGTACTTTTTTAAAACTGGAAAATGAAACCACAGGGCTATTAAAAGACTACAAATAGATCTCTCATTTCAGAACAGACGTAAGTGTGGGGGTCTGTGCACAAATGAGTAAAGACTAATTGCAAAACACTTCAATTTGACACAAACTGGG encodes the following:
- the Avpi1 gene encoding arginine vasopressin-induced protein 1 isoform X2 translates to MGTPASVVSEPLPWQAPIEARGRKQASANIFQDADLLQIQGLFQRSGDQLAEERAQIIWECAGDHRVVEALRRLRRKRPPRQKPLAHSLHHCSRLRIPEPCSPLANAQSSAPETASSEQHWNSRRTSARIRRNWRKPSPTGYLHQIRH
- the Avpi1 gene encoding arginine vasopressin-induced protein 1 isoform X1 — protein: MGTPASVVSEPLPWQAPIEARGRKQASANIFQDADLLQIQGLFQRSGDQLAEERAQIIWECAGDHRVVEALRRLRRKRPPRQKPLAHSLHHCSRLSRIPEPCSPLANAQSSAPETASSEQHWNSRRTSARIRRNWRKPSPTGYLHQIRH